In the Archangium lipolyticum genome, GCGCGAGCATGACGGCTACCGCGTCGTGCAGCGGCTGCGCGCGGCGTCCATGGGGCTGCCCTTCATCCCGGCGCCGGACGCGGACGTGTCCGAGCTGTCCCGGGCCGAGCCGCTCCAGATGGTGGTGGACCCCTTCACCGGGCAGCCGGTCCCCGTGGAGCCCGCCTTCTATCCGGACGTGGCGCTGGTGCATGCGCGCGCCGCGGACGAGCGGGGCAACCTGTACATCGAGGACCCCACGACGGACCTGCTGGTGGCCGGTGCGGCCCGCCGGGTGCTGGCGACGGCGGAGGAGCGCGTGTCCAAGCTCCCCCGGGTGACGATCCCCGGCTTCCAGGTGGAGCGCGTCGCGCTGGCGCGGGAAGGGGCGCTCCCCACGGGGTGCGTCGGGCTGTACCCGCACGATGACGAGATGCTGGCGAGCTACCTCGCGATGGCCGAGGCCGGACGCGAGCTGGAGTTCCTGGGCTCCATCCTCCAGCGCAGGAGCGCGGCATGAACGTCGAGACTTCCGCGACCCCCGCAGAGGTGGTGGTGTCGCTGCTGGCCCAGGAGATCGAGGATGACGCCGTGGTGGCCACGGGCGTGGCCTCGCCGCTGGCCATCCTCGCCATCGCCGTGGCCCGGGCCACGCACGCGCCGGGGCTGACGTACCTGGCGTGTGTCGGCTCGTTGGATCCGGACCTTCCCAGCCTGCTCCCCTCGTCCGAGGATCTGGGCTACCTGGATGGGCGCTCGGCGGAGGTCACCATCCCGGACCTCTTCGACCACGCGCGGCGGGGCAGGGTGGACACCGTCTTCTTCGGGGCCGCCGAGGTGGATGCCCTGGGGCGGACGAACATGACCGCCTCGGGCAGCCTGGAGAAGCCCCGGACCAAGTTCCCCGGTGTGGCGGGTGCGGCCACGTTGCGGCGGTGGGTGCGCCGGCCGGTGCTGGTGGTGCCGCGCCAGTCGAAGCGCAACCTCGTGCCCGAGGTGCAGGTGGCCACCACTCGCGACGACAGCCGCCCGGTGAAGATCATCTCGGACCTCGGAGTCTTCGAGGTCGGCGCGGGCGGGGCCCGGCTCCTGTCCCGTCATCCCTGGGCGACGCTCGAGACCATTGGCGAGCGCACGGGCTTCTCCTTCCAGGTGCCGGAGTCGTTGCCCGTCACCCCGCTCCCGGACGCGCGCACCCTCGCGGCGATCCGGGCGATCGATTCCCGAGGTCTCCGCGATCAGCTCGTGGGGGCCTGAGTCCTTTCATTTCCATTTTCTGTCTGTCGTTTCCAGCCTGGGAGTTCCCGGATGAAGGCCGTCGTTCTGCGTGAATTTGGTGAGGCGAGCAATCTGCGCATGGAGAACATGCCCGACCCGCGTCCGGGTCGTGGCGAGGTGCTCATCCGTGTCCATGCCTGTGGCGTCTGCTACCACGACGTCATCAACCGCCGGGGCAACCTGCCTCGCACGCACGTGCCGGCCATCCTCGGCCACGAGGCCGCGGGCGAGGTGGTGGAGGTGGGTCCGGACACGCCGGGATGGAAGGTGGGAGACCGCGTGGCCACGCTGCAGCGGCTCTCGTGCGGCGAGTGCGCCCTGTGCAAGAGCGGCCGCAACAGCCTCTGCAAGAAGGACAACCGGTTCTTCGGAGAGGAGATCTCCGGCGGTTACGCGCAGTACATGACGGCGCCGGTGGCGGGCCTGGGCCGGGTGCCGGCGAACCTGCCCTGGCCGGTGGCGGCCACGGTGTGCTGCACCCTGGGCACGGCGGTGCACACGGTGAGGACGCGCGGCCGGGTGCGTGACGGCGAGACGGTGCTCATCACCGGTGCCAGCGGAGGCGTGGGGCTCGCGGCGGTGCAGCTGGCGAAGCTGGACGGGGCGCGCGTCATCGCGGTGACGTCGGGCGAGGCCAAGGTGGCGGCCCTGCGCGAGGCGGGAGCGGACGAGGTCATCGTCTCGCGCGGGCTGGAGTTCGCCTCCGAGGCGCGCAAGCGCACGGGCGGCGAGGGCGTCAACGTGGCCATCGAGATCGTCGGCAGCGCCACCTTCGGGCAGACGCTGAAGGCGATGGCGCCGGGCGGCCGGGTGGTGGTGGTGGGCAACCTGGAGACGGGCACGGTGGATCTCAACCCGGGCCTGGTCATCGTGAAGGAGCTGGAGATCCTCGGGGCCTACGCCACCACGCGCCAGGAGCTGGACGAGTCGCTGCAGCTGGTGGCCGACGGGAAGATCCGTCCCTTCGTGGCGGAGTCGGTACCGCTGGCCGAGGCCGGGCGGGCGCACTTCCGGCTGGAGAACCGCGAGATCGCGGGCCGGCTGGTGCTGGTTCCCCCCGACGTGCAGTGAGCCCCCTTTCCACTCGAGCAGGACGCGAGGAGTTTTCTTCATGAAGAAGCAGGTTGGAATCGAAGCGCTGGCCATCGCCGTACCCCGCCGCTACGTGGACATCGAGGATCTCGCCCGGGCGCGCGGCGTGGACCCGGCCAAGTACACGGCGGGCCTCGGCGCGAAGGAGATGGCGGTGGCGGATCCGGGGGAGGACTCCGTGTCGCTCGCCGCGACCGCCGCGGCCCGGCTCATCCAGCGCAACGGCGTGGATCCGTCCCGTCTGGGCATGCTGGTGGTGGGCACCGAGACGGGCGTGGACCACTCCAAGCCAGTGGCCTCGCACGTCCAGGGCCTGCTGAAGCTGCCGCGGACGATGCGCACCTTCGACACCCAGCACGCCTGCTACGGCGGCACCGCGGGCCTCATGGCGGCCTCCGAGTGGATCGCCTCCGGCGCGGCGGCGGGCCGCTCGGCCATCGTCATCTGCTCGGACATCGCCCGCTATGGGCTGAACACCGCGGGCGAGCCCACCCAGGGCGGCGGCGCGGTGGCCCTGCTCGTGTCGGAGCAGCCGGACCTGCTCGCCGTGGACCTCGGGCTGAACGGCTCCTGCTCCATGGATGTGTATGACTTCTGGCGGCCGCTCGGCCGGCGGGAGGCGGTGGTGGATGGGCACTACTCCATCAGCTGCTACCTGGATGCGCTCTCGGGCGCGTACCGCGGCTGGCGCGAGCGCGCGCTGGCGCACGAGGTGGTGCGCTGGGGTGAGAAGCTCCCGGGCGAGCAGCTCGAGCGCATCCTGTACCACGTGCCCTTCTGCAAGATGGCGCGCAAGGCGCACACTCAGCTGCGGCTGTGCGACCTGGAGGACGCACCGGGCACCCGGGACAGCACCCCGGCGGCGCGCGAGGAGGCGGCGAAGTCCACCGCCAGCTACGAGGCGCAGGTGGCGTCGTCGCTGGGCCTCAATGCCCGCATCGGCAACGTGTACACCGCCTCGCTGTACCTGGCGCTCGCGGGCTTGCTGAACGGCGAGGCCGCGGCGCTGGCCGGCAAGCGCATCGGCCTGCTCTCCTACGGCAGTGGCTGCGCCGCGGAGTTCTACTCGGGCGTGGTGGGAGAGGGTGCCGCGCGGCGGATGGCCCAGGCGGACGTGGAGGCGGTGCTCGCGCGCCGCGAGCGCGTCTCCGTGGAGGAGTACGAGCGCATCATGCGGCTGGCCTCGGACGCGCCGGAGCAGCTGGCCCCGGCGCCGGGGGAGTTCCGTCTCGCGGAGATCCGCGAGCATCGCCGCATCTACGCCGCCGGTTGATCGGGGGGCGCCGAGGCGCCCGGGTCGTCCGCGAGAGGACACCCGGGCGCTCGCTCCGCCGCCTGGTTGCGCGGCCGTGAAGTCTGTCCTTCCTGGGACGCGGTCCTTACCTAGGAGGGCATGATGCAACCACCTCAGTCCGACCCGCTGGTGATGCGAGAAAAGCACCCCACCGAGCACGGTGAGGGCCGCGGAAAGCTCTCCTCCCAGCGCGAGGCGCTGCTCAAGGCGCGCATCAAGGATCTCTCGCTGCGTCTGGCGGGCACACCGCTCGAGCGGCACATCGCGCAGCTCCACGCGGAGCTCGAGGCGAAGGGCATCTCCTTCAAACCCCAGTGCTACCTGTCGGACGAGTGGGGCTGCCCCTCGGGTGTCCCGGTCATCGGCCTGCCGTTCTACCTGGCGGACCCGGACCTGCACTCCATCGAGGCGGAGCTGGGCGGAGGCGTGGAGACCGAGGCGGAGATCCTCATGTACCTCCGTCACGAGGCGGGTCACGCCATCAACTACGCCTACCGGCTCTACGAGACGGAGGAGTGGCTGCGTGTGTTCGGCGACTACTCGCGGCCCTACCGCGACAACTACAAGCCGCAGCCCTTCTCGCGCCGCTACGTCCTGCACATCTCCGGCTGGTACGC is a window encoding:
- a CDS encoding CoA transferase subunit A — encoded protein: MKAARWGSLSEVVASIPDGAWLATGGFMLGRAPMAMVLELIAQGRKDLKLISLPNPLPAEFLVAGGCLSRVELPFGALNLEGRVRPMPCLKRAIEQGRIAWREHDGYRVVQRLRAASMGLPFIPAPDADVSELSRAEPLQMVVDPFTGQPVPVEPAFYPDVALVHARAADERGNLYIEDPTTDLLVAGAARRVLATAEERVSKLPRVTIPGFQVERVALAREGALPTGCVGLYPHDDEMLASYLAMAEAGRELEFLGSILQRRSAA
- a CDS encoding CoA-transferase subunit beta is translated as MNVETSATPAEVVVSLLAQEIEDDAVVATGVASPLAILAIAVARATHAPGLTYLACVGSLDPDLPSLLPSSEDLGYLDGRSAEVTIPDLFDHARRGRVDTVFFGAAEVDALGRTNMTASGSLEKPRTKFPGVAGAATLRRWVRRPVLVVPRQSKRNLVPEVQVATTRDDSRPVKIISDLGVFEVGAGGARLLSRHPWATLETIGERTGFSFQVPESLPVTPLPDARTLAAIRAIDSRGLRDQLVGA
- a CDS encoding alcohol dehydrogenase catalytic domain-containing protein — its product is MKAVVLREFGEASNLRMENMPDPRPGRGEVLIRVHACGVCYHDVINRRGNLPRTHVPAILGHEAAGEVVEVGPDTPGWKVGDRVATLQRLSCGECALCKSGRNSLCKKDNRFFGEEISGGYAQYMTAPVAGLGRVPANLPWPVAATVCCTLGTAVHTVRTRGRVRDGETVLITGASGGVGLAAVQLAKLDGARVIAVTSGEAKVAALREAGADEVIVSRGLEFASEARKRTGGEGVNVAIEIVGSATFGQTLKAMAPGGRVVVVGNLETGTVDLNPGLVIVKELEILGAYATTRQELDESLQLVADGKIRPFVAESVPLAEAGRAHFRLENREIAGRLVLVPPDVQ
- a CDS encoding hydroxymethylglutaryl-CoA synthase family protein, yielding MKKQVGIEALAIAVPRRYVDIEDLARARGVDPAKYTAGLGAKEMAVADPGEDSVSLAATAAARLIQRNGVDPSRLGMLVVGTETGVDHSKPVASHVQGLLKLPRTMRTFDTQHACYGGTAGLMAASEWIASGAAAGRSAIVICSDIARYGLNTAGEPTQGGGAVALLVSEQPDLLAVDLGLNGSCSMDVYDFWRPLGRREAVVDGHYSISCYLDALSGAYRGWRERALAHEVVRWGEKLPGEQLERILYHVPFCKMARKAHTQLRLCDLEDAPGTRDSTPAAREEAAKSTASYEAQVASSLGLNARIGNVYTASLYLALAGLLNGEAAALAGKRIGLLSYGSGCAAEFYSGVVGEGAARRMAQADVEAVLARRERVSVEEYERIMRLASDAPEQLAPAPGEFRLAEIREHRRIYAAG